A single region of the Oncorhynchus keta strain PuntledgeMale-10-30-2019 chromosome 4, Oket_V2, whole genome shotgun sequence genome encodes:
- the ncapg2 gene encoding condensin-2 complex subunit G2 translates to MSKREAFLNSVCKDNVGEFLNFTKLHKDTTEPFDLEEVLQELPKAQREALWARLVTLLCDQLAAFPPEHWDAGIEDDNDMDMEMEVSPDLTHTISVLEGVTLVVTASVEVIEDGDTYNSLLECANILNGVLPYLPASEMPLRQAVHGLCEAWWKKGLLGKEELGRTSFLVCLEKTLILKKPMTEIQRLWGFHEVLLTVDFQSEDNKELIDLLLQCFLSVNHIRNEDGKRLMVFLFSWNVNFIRMIHGTIKNQLPYFANSLTDHIAEIYCRAWKKASGFCLEQIESTCIQDFMQYAVLLHRSSPVHAKVRQILSYFHKLKGRHRLDEMLYRLYKPILWRALSAANSEVRANATLLFTEAFPIHDPSQSSEKMDETIQKQLDTLVSLLEDPQPLVRSTATLGVCKILAKCWEVIPPTVITDFLKKLVVELANDTSSPDVRCSVFKCLTIVLDNGYSHPLLEQLLPALKNSLHDTSEKVRVAFLDMLLKIKAVRAAKFWKVSSMEHLLARLAVDSQPVSKRIVNLLFNSFFPVNQSEDVWCERCVTLIQMNPKAARKFYQYSHIYTAPTNIVKLMLTIRRCLNACIQTEDPNKTNPTNKENASVLEDVLSVKDTASMASLLEVVVILWRSIRKALQLNKDALKYTTAKFGSVVPKYFNVFQEERCTVPLIQLASLLPPASVPTFSCGVLSRLKRLEAGAKVSQYSQIIECLCSWGQAAHVLELITDWLTEALPTATGNGNTSRKVRIQETVEAKPDLGLDYLEYLVSRTSTRDCIRHGQLKQLHKALGAWKLVLYSHLSSSEAQADVPSVETAMRAFAFHARLSAHLHHKFSECRDFLVSVENTAAWVAERALPFLVSPSEGGVTEQQRGLARQVVENFLTVCSDVIRVGLGDEEFKGQILHLCSVVLLSEKGYLCVPLLLSVLTEVAENYVPENQAQDDQSSIILSVVTNIFQKILEVMARCLRKDPEEGQELWHSAVPVLGDFLQVVQAWSGFDSNPLNGVFSTICAATLAASQHSLQRITLPQEVTIPETVQDLPPLSCILLDILLKSPPVTRAYLAEINITVDSEVIDGLTGLAAVLHILSVVRQTGKFKADLRSTAVSIQRQLQKHCAVTAENEGHIQRVIYESAIKTLNELLMPSH, encoded by the exons ATGTCTAAGCGAGAGGCATTTTTAAACTCGGTCTGCAAAGACAATGTGGGGGAATTTCTGAATTTCACTAAACTCCAT AAGGACACGACTGAGCCCTTTGACTTGGAAGAGGTCCTGCAGGAGTTGCCAAAGGCCCAGAGGGAGGCACTGTGGGCCAGACTAGTCACCCTGCTTTGTGACCAACTGGCGGCCTTTCCACCAGAGCACTGGGATGCTGGCATAGAGGACGACAATGACATGgacatggagatggaggtgtCCCCAGACCTG ACGCACACCATATCTGTTCTTGAGGGAGTGACTCTCGTGGTCACTGCTTCGGTTGAAGTCATTGAGGATGGTGACACTTACAACTCTCTCTTAGAGTGCGCCAACATATTAAATG GTGTCTTGCCCTACCTTCCTGCCTCTGAGATGCCTCTGCGGCAGGCTGTCCACGGTCTGTGTGAGGCCTGGTGGAAGAAAGGCCTCCTGGGGAAAGAAGAGCTGGGCCGCACATCCTTCCTCGTATGCCTGGAGAAGACTCTCATACTGAAGAAACCA ATGACTGAGATCCAAAGGCTGTGGGGTTTCCATGAGGTGCTGCTGACTGTGGATTTTCAATCGGAGGACAACAAGGAGCTGATCGATCTGCTGCTGCAGTGCTTCCTCAGTGTCAATCACATCAGAAATGAAGAT GGAAAGCGTCTGATGGTGTTTCTCTTTAGCTGGAATGTCAACTTCATCCGGATGATCCATGGAACCATCAAAAACCAGCTGCCCTACTTTGCAAA TTCCCTCACTGACCACATAGCTGAGATCTACTGCCGGGCCTGGAAGAAGGCCTCTGGGTTCTGTCTGGAGCAGATAGAGAGCACCTGCATCCAGGACTTCATGCAGTACGCTGTGCTCCTGCACAGGTCTTCGCCCGTCCATGCCAAAGTCAGACAG ATACTGAGCTACTTTCACAAACTGAAGGGCCGCCACAGGTTGGATGAGATGCTCTACAGACTCTACAAGCCCATTCTCTGGAGAGCGCTAAGT GCTGCCAACTCTGAGGTCCGGGCCAATGCCACTCTGCTATTCACCGAGGCCTTCCCTATCCACGACCCCAGCCAGAGCAGTGAGAAGATGGACGAGACCATTCAGAAACAACTGGACACGCTCGTC AGCCTGCTGGAGGACCCTCAGCCCCTGGTGCGCTCCACAGCCACCCTGGGGGTCTGTAAGATCCTGGCCAAGTGCTGGGAGGTCATCCCCCCCACCGTCATCACCGACTTCCTCAAGAAGCTGGTGGTAGAGCTGGCCAATGATACCAGCTCCCCTGATGTCCGCTGCTCCGTCTTCAAG TGTTTGACCATCGTACTGGACAATGGCTACAGCCACCCATTGCTTGAGCAGCTTCTGCCAGCTCTGAAGAACAGCCTCCATGACACCTCGGAGAAAGTACGCGTGGCCTTCCTCGACATGCTGCTAAAGATTAAAGCGGTGCGGGCCGCCAAG TTCTGGAAAGTGTCCTCCATGGAACACCTGCTAGCCCGTCTGGCTGTCGACTCGCAGCCCGTCTCCAAGCGCATCGTCAACCTCCTCTTCAATTCCTTCTTCCCCGTCAACCAATCAGAGGATGTGTGGTGTGAACGCTGTGTCACTCTGATTCAGATGAACCCCAAGGCAGCCAGGAAGTTCTACCAGTACTCGCACATCTACACTGCCCCCACTAACATAG TCAAGCTGATGCTGACTATCCGCAGGTGTTTGAATGCCTGCATCCAGACTGAAGACCCGAACAAGACCAACCCGACCAACAAAGAGAACGCTAGT GTTCTTGAGGACGTCCTTTCGGTCAAGGACACGGCGTCCATGGCCAGTCtgctggaggtggtggtgatCCTGTGGAGGAGCATACGGAAAGCCCTGCAGCTCAACAAGGACGCCCTCAAGTACACCACTGCCAAGTTTGGCTCCGTCGTGCCCAAATATTTCAACGTCTTCCAG GAGGAGCGTTGCACAGTTCCCCTCATCCAACTGGCCTCCCTCCTGCCCCCAGCTTCAGTCCCCACTTTCAG CTGTGGGGTGCTGTCCAGGCTGAAGAGGCTAGAGGCGGGGGCCAAGGTGTCCCAGTACAGTCAGATCATCGAGTGTCTGTGTAGCTGGGGCCAGGCCGCACACGTCCTGGAGCTTATCACCGACTGGCTCACCGAGGCCTTACCCACCGCCACG GGCAACGGTAACACCAGTCGGAAAGTGCGCATCCAGGAGACAGTGGAGGCCAAGCCAGACCTGGGGTTAGATTACCTGGAGTACCTAGTCAGCCGCACCTCCACGCGGGACTGCATCAGGCACGGCCAGCTCAAACAGCTGCACAAAGCCCTCGGGGCCTGGAAG TTGGTGCTGTACTCCCATCTGAGCTCTTCTGAGGCCCAGGCCGATGTTCCCAGTGTAGAAACGGCAATGAGGGCGTTTGCCTTTCACGCACGACTCAGTGCCCATCTACACCACAAA TTCTCTGAGTGCAGGGATTTCCTGGTTTCTGTGGAGAACACCGCAGCATGGGTGGCAGAGAGGGCGCTGCCCTTCCTGGTCAGTCCCAGTGAGGGAGGGGTCACTGAGCAGCAGCGGGGCCTCGCCAGGCAGGTGGTAGAG AATTTCCTCACAGTGTGCAGCGATGTGATCCGGGTGGGCCTTGGGGACGAGGAGTTCAAAGGGCAGATCCTTCACCTGTGCTCCGTCGTGCTCCTCTCTG AGAAGGGCTACCTGTGTGTTCCACTGCTGCTCTCTGTGCTGACGGAGGTGGCGGAGAACTACGTCCCCGAGAACCAGGCCCAGGACGACCAGTCCTCCATCATCCTCAGCGTGGTTACCAACATCTTCCAGAAGATCCTGGAGGTCATGGCTCGCTGCCTGAGGAAGGACCCCGAGGAGGGCCAGGAG CTGTGGCACTCGGCTGTTCCCGTTCTAGGAGACTTCCTCCAGGTGGTTCAGGCTTGGTCGGGCTTCGACTCCAACCCCCTAAACGGGGTGTTTTCAACCATCTGTGCTGCAACCCTGGCGGCAAGCCAACACTCCCTTCAAAGG ATTACACTTCCCCAAGAGGTCACAATACCAGAGACAGTCCAGGATTTGCCTCCTCTCTCATGCATCTTGTTGGACATTCTCCTCAAATCGCCCCCTGTCACCAG GGCCTACCTGGCAGAGATCAACATAACTGTTGACTCCGAGGTCATTGACGGTCTGACCGGATTGGCTGCAGTTCTTCACATTCTGTCAGTTGTCAGACAGA CCGGGAAGTTTAAGGCAGATCTGAGGAGTACAGCCGTGTCCATCCAGAGGCAGCTTCAGAAACACTGCGCCGTCACGGCTGAGAACGAAGGACACATCCAGAG GGTAATCTACGAATCTGCTATCAAGACATTAAATGAGCTTCTGATGCCAAGCCATTGA